A DNA window from Camelina sativa cultivar DH55 chromosome 17, Cs, whole genome shotgun sequence contains the following coding sequences:
- the LOC104756448 gene encoding DEAD-box ATP-dependent RNA helicase 42 isoform X2: MEVEKSKYRSEDMDVEEEDDLKMNRRDRDRSKERKKDKGSEKSREKDRRKRRSERVKSSDSEDDYGRDDDDDEEREKRKEKERERRRRDKERAKRRSERRKSSDSDEDDEEDDERDNKRRSKERERGHREHERDRGKDRKRDRDREREERKEKEREREKDRERREREREEREKERVKERERREREDVERDRREREKERGSRRNRERERSREVGNEESDDDVKRDLKRRRRDSGERKEKEREKSVGRSSRHADGNGDSPRRKSVEEDGEKKEKKTREEELEDEQKKLDEEVEKRRRRVQEWQELKRKKEEAESDSKGDADGEEPKAGKAWTLEGESDDEEGHPDEKSETEMDVDGDTNPENGGDAKMVDLENETATTVPESGGDGAADEEEIDPLDAFMNTMVLPEVEKLSNSAPPPPVNDGILDSKMNGKESGDQPKRGFNKALGRIIQGEDSDSDYSEPKDDDDPSLDEDDEEFMKRVKKTKAEKLSLVDHSKIEYEPFRKNFYIEVKDISRMTQEEVNAYRKELELKVHGKDVPRPIKSWHQTGLTTKILDTMKKLNYEKPMPIQTQALPIIMSGRDCIGVAKTGSGKTLGFVLPMLRHIKDQPPVEAGEGPIGLVMAPTRELVQQIHSDIRKFSKPLGIRCVPVYGGSGVAQQISELKRGTEIVVCTPGRMIDILCTSSGKITNLRRVTFLVMDEADRMFDMGFEPQITRIIQNIRPERQTVLFSATFPRQVETLARKVLNKPVEIQVGGRSVVNKDIAQLVEVRPESDRFFRLLELLGEWYEKGKILIFVQSQEKCDALFKDMIRQGYPCLSLHGGKDQTDRESTISDFKSNVCNLLIATSVAARGLDVKELELVVNFDAPNHYEDYVHRVGRTGRAGRKGCAVTFISEDDAKYAPDLVKALELSEQPVPADLKAIADGFMAKVKQGIEQAHGTGYGGSGFKFNEEEEEVRKAAKKAQAKEYGFEEDKSDSEDENDVVRKAGGGEISQQQATFAQIAAIAAAARAAIPVTAPVTANQLLSNGGGLHAVPGVLPLNNVSGHPSDGAGRAAAMVAAMNLQHNLAKIQADAMPEHYEAELEINDFPQNARWKVTHKETLGPISEWTGAAITTRGQFYPQGRIPGPGERKLYLFIEGPSEKSVKTAKVELKRVLEDITNQAMSLPGGAQPGKYSVI, from the exons GGGTTCGGAGAAGAGCCGGGAGAAGGATAGACGGAAGAGACGGTCTGAGAGAGTTAAGAGTAGTGATTCTGAAGATGATTACggtagagatgatgatgatgatgaagagagggAGAAGCGTAAAGAGAAGGAGAGGGAGCGGAGACGGAGGGATAAGGAGAGGGCTAAGAGACGGTCTGAGAGAAGGAAGAGTAGTGATTCTGAtgaggacgatgaagaagatgatgagagggATAATAAACGCAGATCcaaggagagggagagaggacaTCGAGAACATGAGAGAGATAGAGGCAAAGATCGTAAAAgggatagagatagagagagggaggagagaaaggagaaggaaagagaaagggagaaggatagagagagaagggaaCGGGAACGAGAAGAGCGggagaaggagagagtgaaagaaagagagaggcgGGAACGGGAAGATGTTGAGAGGGATAGGAGAGAGCGTGAGAAAGAAAGGGGTAGTAGGAGGAACCGGGAAAGGGAAAGGTCACGAGAGGTTGGCAATgaagagagtgatgatgatgtcaaGCGTGACTTGAAGCGTAGAAGAAGAGATAGCGGAGAACGGAAGGAGAAAGAGCGTGAAAAGAGTGTTGGTAGATCCAGCAGGCATGCAGATGGCAACGGAGATAGTCCAAGGAGAAAGAGTGTCGAGGAGGAtggtgaaaagaaagagaagaaaacccgAGAAGAAGAACTAGAGGATGAGCAGAAGAAGTTGGATGAGGAGGTGGAAAAACGGAGGAGAAGAGTCCAGGAGTGGCAAgaattgaagagaaaaaaggaGGAAGCTGAAAGTGATAGTAAGGGTGATGCAGATGGTGAAGAGCCTAAGGCCGGTAAGGCTTGGACTCTTGAAGGagaatctgatgatgaagaaggtcATCCGGATgaaaaatcagaaacagaaaTGGATGTTGATGGAGACACTAATCCTGAAAATGGTGGAGATGCCAAGATGGTAGACTTGGAGAATGAGACAGCTACTACTGTCCCTGAGAGTGGAGGTGACGGAGCTGCAGACGAAGAGGAGATTGATCCTTTGGATGCTTTTATGAATACTATGGTATTACCAGAGGTTGAGAAGCTTAGCAACAGTGCTCCTCCCCCACCAGTGAATGATGGTATTTTGGATTCTAAAATGAATGGGAAGGAAAGTGGTGACCAGCCAAAGAGAGGTTTTAATAAGGCCCTTGGTAGGATAATTCAAGGTgaagattctgattctgattatTCAGAACcaaaggatgatgatgatccaagTTTAGATGAAGACGATGAGGAGTTCATGAAGAGAGTTAAGAAGACAAAAGCAGAGAAATTGTCCCTTGTTGACCATTCAAAAATAGAGTATGAACCTTTCCGGAAAAACTTCTATATCGAAGTGAAGGATATATCTAGGATGACACAAGAAGAAGTTAACGCTTACAGAAAGGAATTGGAGCTGAAAGTTCATGGAAAAGATGTTCCAAGACCCATTAAGTCTTGGCACCAGACTGGGCTAACCACCAAAATTTTGGATACTATGAAGAAGCTTAATTATGAAAAGCCAATGCCTATTCAAACACAAGCACTCCCTATCATCATGAGTGGTCGAGACTGCATTGGGGTTGCAAAAACCGGGTCAGGTAAAACCCTTGGTTTTGTTTTGCCAATGCTGAGGCATATTAAAGATCAGCCTCCCGTTGAGGCTGGTGAAGGGCCAATTGGGCTTGTAATGGCACCTACTAGGGAGCTTGTTCAGCAGATTCACAGTGATATCAGAAAGTTTTCTAAGCCATTGGGTATAAGATGTGTACCTGTCTATGGAGGATCAGGAGTTGCCCAGCAAATTAGTGAGCTTAAGCGAGGTACTGAGATTGTTGTGTGCACTCCCGGCAGAATGATTGATATCCTTTGTACAAGCAGTGGAAAAATCACCAATCTGCGAAGGGTCACATTTTTGGTAATGGATGAAGCTGATCGTATGTTTGACATGG GTTTTGAGCCCCAAATTACTCGTATTATTCAGAACATTCGACCTGAACGTCAAACTGTGCTCTTTTCTGCCACTTTTCCTCGCCAAGTTGAAACTTTGGCACGTAAAGTTTTGAACAAGCCTGTAGAAATTCAGGTTGGTGGAAGGAGTGTTGTGAATAAAGATATAGCTCAGTTAGTTGAAGTCAGACCGGAGAGTGATAGGTTCTTTAGACTTCTGGAACTTCTTGGGGAATGGTATGAGAAAGGAAAAATTCTGATCTTCGTGCAGTCGCAGGAAAAGTGTGATGCCTTGTTTAAGGATATGATCAGACAAGGTTATCCGTGTCTATCTCTTCACGGCGGTAAGGATCAGACTGATCGTGAATCAACTATATCTGATTTCAAGAGCAATGTATGTAATTTGTTGATTGCCACAAGTGTTGCGGCTAGGGGTCTAGATGTGAAAGAGCTTGAGTTGGTTGTAAACTTTGATGCACCGAACCACTATGAAGACTATGTACATCGCGTTGGCAGGACAGGCAGGGCAGGGCGGAAAGGCTGCGCTGTGACATTTATCTCTGAGGATGATGCGAAATATGCACCAGATTTGGTCAAGGCCCTGGAACTTTCTGAGCAGCCAGTGCCTGCTGATCTGAAAGCAATTGCTGATGGTTTCATGGCGAAAGTGAAACAGGGTATTGAGCAAGCTCATGGAACTGGCTATGGTGGTAGTGGCTTTAAATTTaacgaagaggaggaagaagttaGGAAAGCAGCAAAGAAAGCACAAGCGAAGGAGTATGGCTTTGAGGAAGACAAGTCTGACTCAGAAGATGAGAATGATGTTGTAAGAAAGGCAGGTGGTGGTGAGATTTCACAGCAGCAGGCTACTTTTGCTCAGATAGCCGCCATTGCTGCTGCTGCCAGAGCTGCTATTCCCGTGACTGCTCCTGTGACTGCTAATCAGTTACTGTCAAATGGTGGCGGGCTTCACGCCGTGCCAGGTGTCCTTCCACTTAATAATGTTTCTGGCCATCCTAGTGATGGGGCAGGCCGTGCTGCAGCCATGGTTGCTGCCATGAATTTGCAGCATAACCTAGCAAAGATTCAAGCTGATGCAATGCCTGAACACTATGAAGCAGAACTCGAGATCAATGATTTCCCACAGAATGCTCGCTGGAAGGTCACCCACAAGGAAACTTTGGGTCCAATATCAGAGTGGACTGGAGCCGCCATTACCACTAGAGGTCAGTTTTATCCGCAAGGACGAATCCCTGGACCTGGGGAACGCAAACTCTACTTGTTCATTGAAGGGCCTTCTGAAAAATCTGTTAAGACAGCAAAGGTTGAACTCAAGCGTGTTCTTGAAGACATTACAAATCAGGCCATGTCACTTCCTGGCGGAGCACAACCCGGCAAATACTCGGTGATATAA
- the LOC104756448 gene encoding DEAD-box ATP-dependent RNA helicase 42 isoform X1, producing MEVEKSKYRSEDMDVEEEDDLKMNRRDRDRSKERKKDKGSEKSREKDRRKRRSERVKSSDSEDDYGRDDDDDEEREKRKEKERERRRRDKERAKRRSERRKSSDSDEDDEEDDERDNKRRSKERERGHREHERDRGKDRKRDRDREREERKEKEREREKDRERREREREEREKERVKERERREREDVERDRREREKERGSRRNRERERSREVGNEESDDDVKRDLKRRRRDSGERKEKEREKSVGRSSRHADGNGDSPRRKSVEEDGEKKEKKTREEELEDEQKKLDEEVEKRRRRVQEWQELKRKKEEAESDSKGDADGEEPKAGKAWTLEGESDDEEGHPDEKSETEMDVDGDTNPENGGDAKMVDLENETATTVPESGGDGAADEEEIDPLDAFMNTMVLPEVEKLSNSAPPPPVNDGILDSKMNGKESGDQPKRGFNKALGRIIQGEDSDSDYSEPKDDDDPSLDEDDEEFMKRVKKTKAEKLSLVDHSKIEYEPFRKNFYIEVKDISRMTQEEVNAYRKELELKVHGKDVPRPIKSWHQTGLTTKILDTMKKLNYEKPMPIQTQALPIIMSGRDCIGVAKTGSGKTLGFVLPMLRHIKDQPPVEAGEGPIGLVMAPTRELVQQIHSDIRKFSKPLGIRCVPVYGGSGVAQQISELKRGTEIVVCTPGRMIDILCTSSGKITNLRRVTFLVMDEADRMFDMGFEPQITRIIQNIRPERQTVLFSATFPRQVETLARKVLNKPVEIQVGGRSVVNKDIAQLVEVRPESDRFFRLLELLGEWYEKGKILIFVQSQEKCDALFKDMIRQGYPCLSLHGGKDQTDRESTISDFKSNVCNLLIATSVAARGLDVKELELVVNFDAPNHYEDYVHRVGRTGRAGRKGCAVTFISEDDAKYAPDLVKALELSEQPVPADLKAIADGFMAKVKQGIEQAHGTGYGGSGFKFNEEEEEVRKAAKKAQAKEYGFEEDKSDSEDENDVVRKAGGGEISQQQATFAQIAAIAAAARAAIPVTAPVTANQLLSNGGGLHAVPGVLPLNNVSGHPSDGAGRAAAMVAAMNLQHNLAKIQADAMPEHYEAELEINDFPQNARWKVTHKETLGPISEWTGAAITTRGQFYPQGRIPGPGERKLYLFIEGPSEKSVKTAKVELKRVLEDITNQAMSLPGGAQPGKYSVI from the exons GGGTTCGGAGAAGAGCCGGGAGAAGGATAGACGGAAGAGACGGTCTGAGAGAGTTAAGAGTAGTGATTCTGAAGATGATTACggtagagatgatgatgatgatgaagagagggAGAAGCGTAAAGAGAAGGAGAGGGAGCGGAGACGGAGGGATAAGGAGAGGGCTAAGAGACGGTCTGAGAGAAGGAAGAGTAGTGATTCTGAtgaggacgatgaagaagatgatgagagggATAATAAACGCAGATCcaaggagagggagagaggacaTCGAGAACATGAGAGAGATAGAGGCAAAGATCGTAAAAgggatagagatagagagagggaggagagaaaggagaaggaaagagaaagggagaaggatagagagagaagggaaCGGGAACGAGAAGAGCGggagaaggagagagtgaaagaaagagagaggcgGGAACGGGAAGATGTTGAGAGGGATAGGAGAGAGCGTGAGAAAGAAAGGGGTAGTAGGAGGAACCGGGAAAGGGAAAGGTCACGAGAGGTTGGCAATgaagagagtgatgatgatgtcaaGCGTGACTTGAAGCGTAGAAGAAGAGATAGCGGAGAACGGAAGGAGAAAGAGCGTGAAAAGAGTGTTGGTAGATCCAGCAGGCATGCAGATGGCAACGGAGATAGTCCAAGGAGAAAGAGTGTCGAGGAGGAtggtgaaaagaaagagaagaaaacccgAGAAGAAGAACTAGAGGATGAGCAGAAGAAGTTGGATGAGGAGGTGGAAAAACGGAGGAGAAGAGTCCAGGAGTGGCAAgaattgaagagaaaaaaggaGGAAGCTGAAAGTGATAGTAAGGGTGATGCAGATGGTGAAGAGCCTAAGGCCGGTAAGGCTTGGACTCTTGAAGGagaatctgatgatgaagaaggtcATCCGGATgaaaaatcagaaacagaaaTGGATGTTGATGGAGACACTAATCCTGAAAATGGTGGAGATGCCAAGATGGTAGACTTGGAGAATGAGACAGCTACTACTGTCCCTGAGAGTGGAGGTGACGGAGCTGCAGACGAAGAGGAGATTGATCCTTTGGATGCTTTTATGAATACTATGGTATTACCAGAGGTTGAGAAGCTTAGCAACAGTGCTCCTCCCCCACCAGTGAATGATGGTATTTTGGATTCTAAAATGAATGGGAAGGAAAGTGGTGACCAGCCAAAGAGAGGTTTTAATAAGGCCCTTGGTAGGATAATTCAAGGTgaagattctgattctgattatTCAGAACcaaaggatgatgatgatccaagTTTAGATGAAGACGATGAGGAGTTCATGAAGAGAGTTAAGAAGACAAAAGCAGAGAAATTGTCCCTTGTTGACCATTCAAAAATAGAGTATGAACCTTTCCGGAAAAACTTCTATATCGAAGTGAAGGATATATCTAGGATGACACAAGAAGAAGTTAACGCTTACAGAAAGGAATTGGAGCTGAAAGTTCATGGAAAAGATGTTCCAAGACCCATTAAGTCTTGGCACCAGACTGGGCTAACCACCAAAATTTTGGATACTATGAAGAAGCTTAATTATGAAAAGCCAATGCCTATTCAAACACAAGCACTCCCTATCATCATGAGTGGTCGAGACTGCATTGGGGTTGCAAAAACCGGGTCAGGTAAAACCCTTGGTTTTGTTTTGCCAATGCTGAGGCATATTAAAGATCAGCCTCCCGTTGAGGCTGGTGAAGGGCCAATTGGGCTTGTAATGGCACCTACTAGGGAGCTTGTTCAGCAGATTCACAGTGATATCAGAAAGTTTTCTAAGCCATTGGGTATAAGATGTGTACCTGTCTATGGAGGATCAGGAGTTGCCCAGCAAATTAGTGAGCTTAAGCGAGGTACTGAGATTGTTGTGTGCACTCCCGGCAGAATGATTGATATCCTTTGTACAAGCAGTGGAAAAATCACCAATCTGCGAAGGGTCACATTTTTGGTAATGGATGAAGCTGATCGTATGTTTGACATGGGTTTTGAGCCCCAAATTACTCGTATTATTCAGAACATTCGACCTGAACGTCAAACTGTGCTCTTTTCTGCCACTTTTCCTCGCCAAG TTGAAACTTTGGCACGTAAAGTTTTGAACAAGCCTGTAGAAATTCAGGTTGGTGGAAGGAGTGTTGTGAATAAAGATATAGCTCAGTTAGTTGAAGTCAGACCGGAGAGTGATAGGTTCTTTAGACTTCTGGAACTTCTTGGGGAATGGTATGAGAAAGGAAAAATTCTGATCTTCGTGCAGTCGCAGGAAAAGTGTGATGCCTTGTTTAAGGATATGATCAGACAAGGTTATCCGTGTCTATCTCTTCACGGCGGTAAGGATCAGACTGATCGTGAATCAACTATATCTGATTTCAAGAGCAATGTATGTAATTTGTTGATTGCCACAAGTGTTGCGGCTAGGGGTCTAGATGTGAAAGAGCTTGAGTTGGTTGTAAACTTTGATGCACCGAACCACTATGAAGACTATGTACATCGCGTTGGCAGGACAGGCAGGGCAGGGCGGAAAGGCTGCGCTGTGACATTTATCTCTGAGGATGATGCGAAATATGCACCAGATTTGGTCAAGGCCCTGGAACTTTCTGAGCAGCCAGTGCCTGCTGATCTGAAAGCAATTGCTGATGGTTTCATGGCGAAAGTGAAACAGGGTATTGAGCAAGCTCATGGAACTGGCTATGGTGGTAGTGGCTTTAAATTTaacgaagaggaggaagaagttaGGAAAGCAGCAAAGAAAGCACAAGCGAAGGAGTATGGCTTTGAGGAAGACAAGTCTGACTCAGAAGATGAGAATGATGTTGTAAGAAAGGCAGGTGGTGGTGAGATTTCACAGCAGCAGGCTACTTTTGCTCAGATAGCCGCCATTGCTGCTGCTGCCAGAGCTGCTATTCCCGTGACTGCTCCTGTGACTGCTAATCAGTTACTGTCAAATGGTGGCGGGCTTCACGCCGTGCCAGGTGTCCTTCCACTTAATAATGTTTCTGGCCATCCTAGTGATGGGGCAGGCCGTGCTGCAGCCATGGTTGCTGCCATGAATTTGCAGCATAACCTAGCAAAGATTCAAGCTGATGCAATGCCTGAACACTATGAAGCAGAACTCGAGATCAATGATTTCCCACAGAATGCTCGCTGGAAGGTCACCCACAAGGAAACTTTGGGTCCAATATCAGAGTGGACTGGAGCCGCCATTACCACTAGAGGTCAGTTTTATCCGCAAGGACGAATCCCTGGACCTGGGGAACGCAAACTCTACTTGTTCATTGAAGGGCCTTCTGAAAAATCTGTTAAGACAGCAAAGGTTGAACTCAAGCGTGTTCTTGAAGACATTACAAATCAGGCCATGTCACTTCCTGGCGGAGCACAACCCGGCAAATACTCGGTGATATAA
- the LOC104756449 gene encoding protein PIN-LIKES 1-like, translated as MRLLDLFITSSIPVAKILMITGIGFYLAMDRVNILNQDARKHLNNIVFYVFSPSLVASSLASTITYESMVKMWFMPINVLLTFIIGSFLGWIVIKITKPPSHLRGIIVGCCAAGNLGNMPLIIIPAICNEKGSPFGDSETCEKYGLGYIALSMAIGAIYIWTYVYNLMRMLADPAGETAINSTSSTMPLISPKVEVGEQVGTWSKVKQIVCSAAERINLRTIFAPSTIAALVALAVGLNPVLRKLLVGNTAPLRVIEDSVSLLGYSTKHIKNLTRL; from the exons ATGAGGCTATTGGATCTGTTCATAACCTCGTCGATACCAGTTGCGAAGATTCTGATGATAACAGGAATCGGATTTTACTTGGCTATGGATCGAGTTAACATTCTCAATCAAGATGCTAGAAAACATCTCAACAAc ATAGTCTTCTATGTGTTTAGTCCTTCACTTGTTGCAAGCAGTTTGGCTTCTACTATTACGTACGAAAGCATGGTGAAAAT GTGGTTTATGCCAATCAATGTGTTGTTAACATTCATCATTGGTTCGTTTCTTGGTTGGATTGTTATCAAAATCACTAAACCTCCTTCGCATCTCCGTGGCATCATTGTTGGTTGTTGTGCTGCTG GGAATTTGGGAAACATGCCACTCATCATCATCCCAGCTATATGTAATGAAAAGGGAAGTCCTTTTGGAGATTCTGAGACTTGTGAGAAATATGGACTTGGTTATATTGCACTCTCAATGGCG ATTGGAGCCATTTACATATGGACTTATGTATACAATCTTATGCGGATGCTAGCAGACCCGGCTGGAGAAACCGCTATAAACAGTACCTCATCTACAATGCCACTGATTTCTCCCAAAGTTGAAGTTGGGGAACAG GTTGGGACATGGAGCAAAGTCAAGCAAATAGTGTGTTCTGCAGCAGAGAGAATCAATCTACGAACAATATTTGCTCCTTCAACTATTGCAGCG CTTGTCGCACTTGCGGTTGGGTTAAATCCTGTACTAAGGAAGCTACTAGTTGGCAACACAGCTCCACTCAGAGTGATTGAGGACTCAGTATCTTTATTGGGGTATTctacaaaacatattaaaaatctCACTCGTCTGTGA
- the LOC104756450 gene encoding cyclin-dependent kinase B2-2 isoform X2, giving the protein MENNNNGGGGVKPAVSAMEAFEKLEKVGEGTYGKVYRAREKATGMIVALKKTRLHEDEEGVPPTTLREISILRMLARDPHIVRLMDVKQGINKEGKTVLYLVFEYVDTDLKKFIRSFRQAGQNIPQNTVKSLMYQLCKGMAFCHGHGVLHRDLKPHNLLMDRNTMTLKIADLGLARAFTLPMKKYTHEILTLWYRAPEVLLGATHYSTAVDMWSVGCIFAELVTKQAIFAGDSELQQLLRIFRLLGTPNEEVWPGVSKLKDWHEYPQWKPLSLSTAVPNLDEAGLDLLSKMLEYEPAKRISAKKAMEHPYFDDLPDKSSL; this is encoded by the exons atggagaacAATAacaatggaggaggaggagtgaaACCTGCAGTTTCAGCGATGGAAGCTTTCGAGAAGCTAGAGAAAGTAGGCGAAGGTACTTACGGGAAAGTGTACAGAGCGAGAGAGAAAGCAACAGGGATGATCGTTGCTTTGAAGAAGACCCGTCTCCATGAGGATGAAGAAGGCGTTCCTCCCACTACTCTTCGCGAGATCTCTATCTTGCGCATGCTCGCTCGTGATCCCCACATCGTCAG GTTGATGGATGTAAAGCAAGGAATAAACAAAGAAGGGAAAACTGTACTCTACCTTGTTTTCGAGTATGTTGACACTGATCTCAAGAAATTCATTAGAAGCTTTCGTCAAGCTGGGCAGAACATTCCTCAGAACACTGTCaag AGCTTGATGTACCAGTTATGCAAAGGCATGGCTTTTTGCCATGGTCATGGAGTGTTGCACAG GGATCTTAAGCCTCACAATCTCTTGATGGACCGGAACACAATGACGCTTAAAATAGCCGATCTTGGATTAGCCAGAGCCTTCACTCTCCCAATGAAAAAGTATACACATGAG ATTCTAACTCTATGGTACAGAGCTCCAGAAGTCCTTCTTGGAGCAACCCATTACTCAACTGCAGTAGATATGTGGTCTGTTGGCTGCATTTTTG CTGAACTCGTGACCAAGCAAGCAATCTTTGCTGGAGACTCTGAGCTCCAACAGCTTCTCCGTATTTTCAG GTTGCTGGGAACACCAAACGAAGAAGTGTGGCCTGGAGTGAGCAAACTCAAGGATTGGCATGAATACCCACAATGGAAACCGTTGAGTCTCTCCACTGCTGTTCCAAACCTCGATGAGGCCGGACTTGATCTCTTATCT AAAATGCTGGAGTACGAGCCAGCAAAACGAATCTCAGCAAAGAAGGCTATGGAGCATCCTTACTTCGATGACCTACCTGACAAGTCCTCTCTCTGA
- the LOC104756450 gene encoding cyclin-dependent kinase B2-2 isoform X1 — translation MENNNNGGGGVKPAVSAMEAFEKLEKVGEGTYGKVYRAREKATGMIVALKKTRLHEDEEGVPPTTLREISILRMLARDPHIVSLYLLLLLPRLMDVKQGINKEGKTVLYLVFEYVDTDLKKFIRSFRQAGQNIPQNTVKSLMYQLCKGMAFCHGHGVLHRDLKPHNLLMDRNTMTLKIADLGLARAFTLPMKKYTHEILTLWYRAPEVLLGATHYSTAVDMWSVGCIFAELVTKQAIFAGDSELQQLLRIFRLLGTPNEEVWPGVSKLKDWHEYPQWKPLSLSTAVPNLDEAGLDLLSKMLEYEPAKRISAKKAMEHPYFDDLPDKSSL, via the exons atggagaacAATAacaatggaggaggaggagtgaaACCTGCAGTTTCAGCGATGGAAGCTTTCGAGAAGCTAGAGAAAGTAGGCGAAGGTACTTACGGGAAAGTGTACAGAGCGAGAGAGAAAGCAACAGGGATGATCGTTGCTTTGAAGAAGACCCGTCTCCATGAGGATGAAGAAGGCGTTCCTCCCACTACTCTTCGCGAGATCTCTATCTTGCGCATGCTCGCTCGTGATCCCCACATCGTCAG tttgtatcttcttcttcttctaccaagGTTGATGGATGTAAAGCAAGGAATAAACAAAGAAGGGAAAACTGTACTCTACCTTGTTTTCGAGTATGTTGACACTGATCTCAAGAAATTCATTAGAAGCTTTCGTCAAGCTGGGCAGAACATTCCTCAGAACACTGTCaag AGCTTGATGTACCAGTTATGCAAAGGCATGGCTTTTTGCCATGGTCATGGAGTGTTGCACAG GGATCTTAAGCCTCACAATCTCTTGATGGACCGGAACACAATGACGCTTAAAATAGCCGATCTTGGATTAGCCAGAGCCTTCACTCTCCCAATGAAAAAGTATACACATGAG ATTCTAACTCTATGGTACAGAGCTCCAGAAGTCCTTCTTGGAGCAACCCATTACTCAACTGCAGTAGATATGTGGTCTGTTGGCTGCATTTTTG CTGAACTCGTGACCAAGCAAGCAATCTTTGCTGGAGACTCTGAGCTCCAACAGCTTCTCCGTATTTTCAG GTTGCTGGGAACACCAAACGAAGAAGTGTGGCCTGGAGTGAGCAAACTCAAGGATTGGCATGAATACCCACAATGGAAACCGTTGAGTCTCTCCACTGCTGTTCCAAACCTCGATGAGGCCGGACTTGATCTCTTATCT AAAATGCTGGAGTACGAGCCAGCAAAACGAATCTCAGCAAAGAAGGCTATGGAGCATCCTTACTTCGATGACCTACCTGACAAGTCCTCTCTCTGA